Genomic DNA from bacterium:
CGCGGCGACGATGCACATACTCCAGTCGCTTCCGGTCAGGGCGGATATGAAGGTGGGCCATGTGCTGCCGTCGTAGTACGTGGCGGAGCAACTCGGCCACAGGCTGCTTATCGCGCTGGAGAGGTAGTTGCCGCCGTACGCCGAGTCGTACTTGACGATTATCGCCTCGGGATCCTGGGCAAATGTCACCGACACGGCCAGGATAGCCAGCAACAGTACAAGCTTTTTCATCTTAGAATCTCCTTTATGTTGGGAAGTAACTTCAGGTGGAGGTTAGCACCAATCACAAAAACTCTCAAGAAAAAAAATCAAACCGAGCCAAGGATTATTTCCATGCGCTCCAGAAGCACATAACGAGCGCTTTTCACCATTTAAACCCATCGAGGGGGACATCTCTATCCGGCTGTATCCGAACCCCCGACCACCCCGCATTTTACCACAAAAAGGTGTATAATCGGGGCGGCTGGACACGGGGGTGGTAATCGGCTAAAATCACCACCGTTAAACCCTTCACCCCGCCACAACCATGCGCAGACTCCCCGCCATCCTGATCGCCCTGACCCCCCTCGCCGCCGCGGCGCACATCAGCCTGGAGCCGACCTACGAGGATTCGGGGTTCGTCTTCTGGGCCACGTGCCTGGTCATCACCTTCTTCTACGTCTTCGGGCGCGTCTCCTCCTACTTCAGGCGTAAGAAGGGCACCATCACCAGCTTCGAGAGCTCTCTCAAGGATAAGTGTCAGAGCTCCAACCTGCCGGTGAAGGTCCGGCTCGACTCGGGGCGGGAGGTGCTGGCCGAGGTCGCCGGCTGCACACTGTGCTACCACCGCTTCAAGGTGGGCAGCCGCGTGGCCCTGGACGAGGGGCCCAACGGACGGCTCGTCATCCAGCTCCCGGCGAAGATGACGCTCAAGGAGCGCTTCGACCTCTCCATGGAGAGCTGCTCGGCCGGTTGCCTGCGGGACCGGGAAGCCAAGAAGAAGGCCGAGGTCTGACGCCCGTAGTCCGTGCCGCGCCCCCCGAATCGGGGGCTTTTTTTATAAGGCAGCCCCCACCCCTGGTCCCGCGCCTCGCAGGCCTCCCACGGGGAGAGGGAAATTCCGGGCCGACCTAAAGGTCGGCCCCTACGAGGATGACGCACGGTTCACACATTTCCCGTAGGGGCGGGTCTCCAGACCCGCCCGTATCAACTCACCTCCCCCGCCCTTACCCAAAGGGTCGGGGGGAATGACATGCGGATTCTGGTACAATGAGCGCGAACGTAAAAGGACAGCCGTGAAGAAAAAGCTCGTCGTCACGCTCATCCTCGTCGGCGCGTTCGTCGTCGTCGCGGCGGGGCTCGTCATCTACTACTGCGCGCTGGCCTACGGCTCGGTGGAAGCCACCAAAAGCGTGGTCGTGGAGATACCCGAGGGCGTCGGAGCCGACCGGGTGGCGGAGCTCCTGGCCGGGGCCGGGGTGACCGAGCACCCCCGATTGTTCCGCCTCTACCTCTACCTCACCGGTCGGGACTCCGAACTGAAGGCGGGGACGTACCGGCTCGACGCGCCGGCCTGCTTCTCCGACGCCGCCGAAACCCTCGTCGCCGGGAAGGTCCTTATCGTCCGCTTCACCCTCCCCGAGGGGCTCGATGCCGAACAGATGGCCCTGCGGCTGGGGCGGGAGGGTATCTGTAATGCCGGGGACTTCCTCTCCGCCGCCGCCCGGCAGGCCTTCGAACGTTACAGCGTCAACTCACCCGAGGGCTACCTCTTCCCCGACACCTACGAGGTGCCGGCGGGCGTCACCGCCGAGGAGGTCGCCGGGCTCCTGTTGGACCGGGGCGACCGGGTGTGGGAGGCGGAGCTCGAAAAAAGCCGGCGGACGGGGGTTGACCGGTATGAGACGCTGACGCTGGCCAGCATCGTCCAGGCCGAGGGGGCGGATTTCTGGGAGTTCCCGCGCATCGCCGGCGTCTTCTCCAACCGCCTCGAGCGGGGCATGAACCTTGAGAGCTGCGCCACGGTCCTCTACGCCCTGGGGGAGCACAAACAGGTGCTGGAGTACGCCGACCTCAAGGTGGAGAGCCCGTACAACACCTACCTCCACACCGGCCTGCCGCCGGGGCCGATAAACAACCCGGGCCGCGAGGCCATCGCCGCCGCCCTCGACCCCGAGAGGCACGACTACCTCTTCTTCGTCTCCAACGGCGACGGGACGCACACCTTCAGCCGCACCCTCGCCGAGCACAACCAGGCCCGGGCGGAGACGGAGGAGGCCCGGAACGCCGCCCTCGCCCCCGACGCCCCATGACCCTCCCCGACATACTGATGACCGTCGGCGCCGGCGCACTGGCGCTGACTCATCTGGCCTACCCTGTAATCTGCGCTTTTCTGTCCCTCTTCGCCAAAAAGGCGGACGTGCCGCGACGCCCCGCGCCGACACTCGGTATAAGCCGACTCCGGCACGAGGGGATTGAAACGGAAAGCCGGACCGAGGCGCCGATTCTCGTCTCCCCGGGTCTAGGGGGAAGGCTGACCGACGGCGGCGTCCGGCGGCTCGTCGCCCCGTTGGCCGACGAACGAACCGCCCTGGTGGTAGGGCGGCTGCTTGTACCGGAATTGGAGGAGTCGGGCCGGATGGGGGGACGCGAGGCGGCGCTGGCCCAGGCGGAGCGCATCCACCGCGGATGGACCTGGCGGCTGGCCGCCTGGGAGGCGGGATCGGGCGTTCCGACCGACCTGGACGGCCACCCCTACGCCGTACGGCGGGAGTTCGCCGACGAAGGTGGAGTGGACCTGGCCTCCCTGGCGAAGGCCCGGAAAAAAGTGGTCTTCCTGCCGGGAAAAAGGGGGCTGGTGGGGCGCCTGGTCCCGCCGGAAGGCATGGCGGAGCTCACCGCTCGGGTGACGGCTGGGAAGCGGCGCGGG
This window encodes:
- the mltG gene encoding endolytic transglycosylase MltG; translated protein: MKKKLVVTLILVGAFVVVAAGLVIYYCALAYGSVEATKSVVVEIPEGVGADRVAELLAGAGVTEHPRLFRLYLYLTGRDSELKAGTYRLDAPACFSDAAETLVAGKVLIVRFTLPEGLDAEQMALRLGREGICNAGDFLSAAARQAFERYSVNSPEGYLFPDTYEVPAGVTAEEVAGLLLDRGDRVWEAELEKSRRTGVDRYETLTLASIVQAEGADFWEFPRIAGVFSNRLERGMNLESCATVLYALGEHKQVLEYADLKVESPYNTYLHTGLPPGPINNPGREAIAAALDPERHDYLFFVSNGDGTHTFSRTLAEHNQARAETEEARNAALAPDAP